One stretch of Micromonospora echinospora DNA includes these proteins:
- a CDS encoding VOC family protein — translation MTPQFDLVGAVVTDMARTLDFYRRLGLPIPAGAETEGHVEVTLPNGVRLAWDTVEVIRSFYPDFDPSGGNNRMSLAFRCADPAEVDRWYAELTAAGHHGELPPWDAFWGQRYAVLHDPDGNGVDLFAPLPAGD, via the coding sequence ATGACACCGCAGTTCGATCTGGTCGGGGCCGTGGTCACCGACATGGCACGCACGCTCGACTTCTACCGGCGGCTGGGGCTGCCGATCCCGGCCGGCGCCGAGACGGAAGGGCACGTGGAGGTCACCCTGCCGAACGGCGTACGGCTGGCCTGGGACACGGTCGAGGTGATCCGCAGCTTCTACCCCGACTTCGACCCGTCCGGCGGCAACAACCGGATGAGCCTGGCCTTCCGGTGCGCCGACCCGGCCGAGGTGGACCGCTGGTACGCCGAGCTGACCGCCGCCGGCCACCACGGTGAGCTACCCCCGTGGGACGCGTTCTGGGGCCAGCGGTACGCGGTCCTGCACGACCCGGACGGCAACGGCGTGGACCTGTTCGCCCCGCTGCCGGCGGGCGACTGA
- a CDS encoding methyltransferase domain-containing protein encodes MTVPDTGVRVEPGSFRDPGNRVFHRGEEVLRGLDERSARDWRALSVTDFFRRAAEQGQIVATEELTPVPVDTPWAAVLRHERIPFVSHPYEWSSAMLRDAALLHLDVLRAALEAGFTTKDGSAYNVQWRGARPVFIDVGSFEALRDGEPWAGYRQFCQTLLYPLLIQAHLGLDFQPFLRARVDGVEPDQMRRLFGGARRWRAGVPTHVHLHGAMQARNSAASTTDVRAQLRAAGFSRALALATVRGLTKLVRRLDHRPGGSHWSDYQRTCAYSVPDRQAKEEFVDRAVAATGGGSALDLGANDGRYARIAARHAAHVVAVEQDPAVVDTLYRALRDEGETRILPLVMDLADPSPGGGWRGVERAAFADRAHADVVLALAVVHHLAIGRNVPLPEVLDQLAALTATGGSLVVEFVHPDDPMARRLLVNKPDGLFPDYRRDAFEALLARQGRVVARTELPSGTRTLYQVVVGG; translated from the coding sequence GTGACGGTCCCCGACACCGGTGTCCGCGTCGAGCCCGGCTCCTTCCGCGACCCCGGCAACCGGGTGTTCCACCGGGGCGAAGAGGTGCTGCGCGGGCTCGACGAGCGCTCCGCCCGTGACTGGCGGGCACTGTCCGTCACCGACTTCTTCCGCCGCGCGGCCGAGCAGGGACAGATCGTCGCCACCGAGGAGTTGACCCCGGTCCCTGTCGACACGCCATGGGCGGCGGTGCTGCGGCACGAGCGGATCCCGTTCGTCTCGCACCCCTACGAGTGGTCGTCCGCGATGCTGCGCGACGCGGCGCTGCTGCACCTCGACGTGCTGCGAGCCGCCCTGGAGGCCGGCTTCACCACCAAGGACGGCTCGGCGTACAACGTGCAGTGGCGCGGCGCGCGACCCGTCTTCATCGACGTCGGCTCGTTCGAGGCGCTGCGCGACGGCGAGCCCTGGGCCGGGTACCGGCAGTTCTGCCAGACGCTGCTCTACCCGCTGCTGATCCAGGCCCACCTCGGGCTGGACTTCCAGCCGTTCCTGCGGGCCCGCGTCGACGGCGTCGAGCCGGACCAGATGCGCCGGCTGTTCGGCGGCGCCCGGCGCTGGCGGGCCGGTGTGCCCACCCACGTGCACCTGCACGGCGCGATGCAGGCCCGCAACTCCGCCGCGAGCACCACCGACGTCCGCGCCCAGTTGCGCGCCGCCGGCTTCTCCCGCGCACTGGCGCTGGCCACGGTACGCGGACTGACGAAACTGGTCCGCCGCCTCGACCACCGGCCGGGCGGCAGCCACTGGTCGGACTACCAGCGCACCTGCGCGTACTCGGTGCCGGACCGGCAGGCCAAGGAGGAGTTCGTCGACCGCGCGGTGGCCGCCACCGGCGGAGGCTCGGCGCTGGACCTGGGCGCCAACGACGGCCGGTACGCCCGGATCGCCGCCCGCCACGCCGCGCACGTCGTCGCGGTCGAGCAGGACCCGGCGGTGGTCGACACGCTCTACCGCGCCCTGCGGGACGAGGGCGAGACGCGGATCCTGCCGTTGGTGATGGACCTGGCCGACCCGTCGCCCGGCGGCGGCTGGCGCGGCGTCGAGCGGGCCGCGTTCGCCGACCGGGCCCACGCCGACGTGGTGCTCGCCCTGGCCGTCGTGCACCACCTGGCGATCGGACGCAACGTGCCGCTGCCCGAGGTGCTGGACCAGCTCGCCGCGCTCACCGCCACCGGCGGCAGCCTGGTGGTCGAGTTCGTCCACCCGGACGACCCGATGGCCCGCCGCCTGCTCGTCAACAAGCCCGACGGCCTGTTCCCGGACTACCGGCGCGACGCCTTCGAGGCGCTGCTGGCCCGCCAGGGCCGGGTGGTCGCCCGCACCGAGCTGCCGTCCGGCACCCGCACGCTCTACCAGGTGGTGGTGGGTGGCTGA
- a CDS encoding sulfatase-like hydrolase/transferase gives MAERTLAPPRDHAAVPDRRERRPWWRSEAARLAEVTALVGLVVTQPLLDVLGHSPDFFLFHRASRGDVLLLVALIALAPTALFALLGAFALLGALAVPAGRLVRAAVHTVLVGLLLAALAVQVGRHVTPLRGVPLLVVAGVAGAAGAAAHRRWRTPRRVLRVAAAGPLVFVGLFLFASPASAVVLPRGEGGAAGVAGPGTHPPVVMIVLDELPLVSLLGPDGRIDAARYPNFAALAAGSTWYRNATGVSGWTPYALPAMLTGRYPERGVAPHYSQYPDNLFTALGGLYRIKAEESITRLCPPSRCEQATTPEQGLGVLVRESGKLLGRIAAPVDSRVDPEDSYRERTAAEAGLDAAEPVPDDPKFRWDTLDDNQPARFTSFLAGLRPDPRPTLHFLHLLMPHSPWAYLPSGAHYAAPEDLPNDGAGWVDLARARHLAQLGYTDRLIGETLRTLRATGLYDQALVVVTADHGVSFRRDWQGRGMDAIDHAANEVAWVPMFVKKPGQRAGRVDDRNWEHVDLLPTIADETHMRVPWRMDGRSAAAAPREGSDKRFYDRPGQPVTITGGVPAPLPPVPVDPLVGTRVPDVPVGGSATVADRGAFDAVDPARGGLPALVWGTVPDDVPDGARLAVAVNGTVGAVVPVVPPDAGGRRFAAFLPDDRLFAAGANRLDLYRVGDDGSLRRLTLS, from the coding sequence GTGGCTGAGCGCACCCTCGCGCCACCCCGGGACCACGCGGCCGTCCCGGACCGGCGGGAACGCCGGCCCTGGTGGCGGTCCGAGGCGGCGCGGCTGGCGGAGGTGACGGCACTGGTCGGGCTGGTGGTCACCCAGCCGCTGCTCGACGTGCTCGGTCACAGCCCCGACTTCTTCCTGTTCCACCGCGCCTCCCGCGGCGACGTGCTGCTCCTGGTCGCCCTGATCGCGCTCGCGCCGACCGCGCTGTTCGCGCTACTGGGCGCGTTTGCGCTGCTCGGCGCGCTCGCGGTGCCCGCCGGACGCCTCGTCCGCGCCGCCGTGCACACCGTGCTCGTCGGCCTGCTGCTCGCCGCGCTGGCGGTCCAGGTCGGCCGGCACGTCACGCCGCTTCGGGGCGTACCCCTGCTTGTGGTCGCCGGTGTGGCCGGAGCCGCCGGGGCGGCCGCGCACCGGCGGTGGCGGACGCCCCGGCGGGTGCTGCGGGTGGCCGCCGCCGGGCCGCTGGTGTTCGTCGGGTTGTTCCTGTTCGCCTCGCCGGCCTCGGCGGTGGTGCTGCCGCGCGGCGAGGGCGGCGCGGCCGGGGTGGCCGGTCCGGGCACGCACCCGCCGGTGGTCATGATCGTGCTGGACGAGCTGCCGCTGGTGTCGCTGCTCGGGCCGGACGGCCGGATCGACGCCGCCCGCTACCCGAACTTCGCCGCGCTCGCGGCCGGGTCGACCTGGTACCGCAACGCCACCGGCGTCAGCGGCTGGACGCCCTACGCGCTGCCCGCGATGCTCACCGGGCGCTACCCCGAGCGGGGCGTGGCGCCGCACTACTCGCAGTACCCGGACAACCTGTTCACCGCGCTCGGCGGCCTGTACCGGATCAAGGCCGAGGAGAGCATCACCCGGCTCTGCCCGCCGAGCCGCTGCGAGCAGGCCACCACGCCGGAACAAGGGCTCGGGGTGCTGGTCCGGGAGAGCGGAAAGCTGCTGGGCCGGATCGCCGCGCCGGTGGACAGCCGCGTCGACCCGGAGGACTCCTACCGGGAGCGGACCGCCGCCGAGGCCGGGCTGGACGCCGCCGAGCCGGTGCCGGACGACCCCAAGTTCCGCTGGGACACCCTCGACGACAACCAGCCGGCCCGGTTCACCTCGTTCCTGGCCGGGCTGCGCCCCGACCCCCGGCCCACGCTGCACTTCCTGCACCTGCTGATGCCGCACTCGCCGTGGGCGTACCTGCCGTCCGGGGCGCACTACGCCGCGCCCGAGGATCTGCCGAACGACGGCGCCGGCTGGGTCGACCTGGCCCGCGCCCGGCACCTGGCCCAGCTCGGCTACACCGACCGGCTGATCGGCGAGACGCTGCGCACGCTGCGCGCCACCGGCCTCTACGACCAGGCGCTGGTGGTGGTCACCGCCGACCACGGGGTGAGCTTCCGGCGGGACTGGCAGGGGCGGGGGATGGACGCCATCGACCACGCCGCGAACGAGGTGGCCTGGGTGCCGATGTTCGTCAAGAAACCCGGCCAGCGCGCCGGCCGGGTGGACGACCGCAACTGGGAGCACGTGGACCTGCTGCCCACGATCGCCGACGAGACCCACATGCGGGTGCCCTGGCGGATGGACGGCCGGTCGGCCGCAGCGGCCCCGCGCGAGGGGAGCGACAAGCGCTTCTACGACCGCCCCGGCCAGCCGGTGACGATCACCGGCGGGGTGCCCGCCCCGCTCCCGCCCGTACCCGTCGACCCGCTCGTCGGCACCCGGGTCCCCGACGTGCCGGTGGGCGGGTCCGCCACGGTGGCCGACCGGGGCGCGTTCGACGCCGTCGACCCGGCGCGCGGCGGCCTGCCCGCGCTGGTCTGGGGGACGGTCCCGGACGACGTGCCCGACGGCGCCCGGCTCGCCGTCGCGGTGAACGGCACGGTCGGCGCCGTGGTGCCCGTGGTGCCCCCCGACGCCGGTGGCCGGCGGTTCGCGGCGTTCCTCCCCGACGACCGGCTCTTCGCCGCCGGCGCCAACCGGCTCGACCTCTACCGGGTCGGCGACGACGGGTCGCTGCGGCGGCTCACGCTGTCGTGA
- a CDS encoding citrate synthase, whose translation MTEVKLDHPGGQLSMPVQSAVEGPAGIGVSKLLKETGMTTYDPGFVNTASCSSAITYIDGDAGILRYRGYPIDQLAEKSSFLEVSYLLIYGELPTQTQLTEFSERIRRHSLLHEEMRRFFDGFPRDAHPMAVLSSAVSAISTFYQDSLDPFDSEHVEMSTVRLMAKVPTIASYAYKKSIGQPLLYPDNSLGYVENFLRMTFGVPAEPYEVDPVVARVLDMLFVLHADHEQNCSTSTVRLVGSSNANLFASVSAGVNALFGPLHGGANQAVLEMLQKIQADGGDVRSFVQKVKDKQDGVKLMGFGHRVYKNYDPRAAIVKKAAQDVLGRMSKPDPLLDLAVQLEEIALADDFFVSRRLYPNVDFYTGLIYKAMGFPTKMFTVLFALGRLPGWIAQWREMINDPETKIGRPRQIYTGAVERDYVPADKR comes from the coding sequence ATGACGGAAGTCAAGCTCGACCACCCCGGTGGGCAGCTGTCGATGCCGGTGCAGTCCGCGGTTGAGGGCCCCGCCGGGATCGGGGTGAGCAAGCTGCTCAAGGAAACCGGGATGACCACGTACGACCCCGGTTTCGTGAACACCGCGTCCTGCTCGTCCGCCATCACCTACATCGACGGTGATGCCGGCATCCTGCGGTACCGGGGTTACCCGATCGACCAGTTGGCCGAGAAGTCCTCCTTCCTGGAGGTCTCCTACCTGCTGATCTACGGCGAGCTGCCGACCCAGACGCAGCTCACCGAGTTCAGCGAGCGGATCCGGCGGCACTCGCTGCTGCACGAGGAGATGCGCCGGTTCTTCGACGGCTTCCCCCGTGACGCGCACCCGATGGCCGTGCTCTCCTCGGCCGTCAGCGCCATCTCCACCTTCTACCAGGACAGCCTGGACCCGTTCGACTCCGAGCACGTGGAGATGTCCACCGTGCGGCTGATGGCGAAGGTCCCGACCATCGCCTCGTACGCGTACAAGAAGTCGATCGGTCAGCCGCTGCTGTACCCGGACAACTCGCTCGGCTACGTCGAGAACTTCCTGCGGATGACCTTCGGCGTGCCGGCCGAGCCGTACGAGGTCGACCCGGTGGTGGCCCGGGTGCTGGACATGCTGTTCGTCCTGCACGCCGACCACGAGCAGAACTGCTCCACCTCGACCGTGCGGCTGGTCGGCTCCAGCAACGCCAACCTGTTCGCCTCGGTCTCGGCCGGCGTGAACGCGCTGTTCGGCCCGCTGCACGGCGGCGCCAACCAGGCCGTGCTGGAGATGCTCCAGAAGATCCAGGCCGACGGCGGCGACGTCCGCTCCTTCGTGCAGAAGGTGAAGGACAAGCAGGACGGCGTGAAGCTGATGGGCTTCGGGCACCGGGTCTACAAGAACTACGACCCGCGCGCCGCCATCGTGAAGAAGGCCGCCCAGGACGTGCTCGGCCGGATGTCCAAGCCGGACCCGCTGCTGGACCTCGCGGTGCAGCTGGAGGAGATCGCGCTCGCCGACGACTTCTTCGTGTCCCGCCGGCTCTACCCGAACGTGGACTTCTACACCGGCCTGATCTACAAGGCCATGGGCTTCCCGACCAAGATGTTCACGGTGCTGTTCGCGCTGGGCCGCCTGCCCGGCTGGATCGCGCAGTGGCGCGAGATGATCAACGACCCGGAGACCAAGATCGGTCGCCCGCGGCAGATCTACACCGGTGCCGTCGAGCGGGACTACGTCCCCGCCGACAAGCGCTGA
- a CDS encoding glycosyltransferase family 4 protein gives MTTLRVGAQPATATDRLHRPTLTSRPTPPPQAGAAPRTRRILMLSWEYPPVLVGGLGRHVHALSVALAAAGHEVTVVTRHAEGAPLEEYADGVRIVRAAEDPVTFPLATGSLLAWTMAFNHTLTRAALRAASSGAYDVIHAHDWLVAHTAMTLREHLDVPLVTTIHATEAGRHQGWLPEEMNRTIHGVEHWLAGESGRVIVCSGYMRDEVGALFGVDAARVDVVPNGVEPHRWRVPASAVAAARARFAADGPLVTFAGRLVYEKGVQHLLAGLPRLRDRHPGLRAVIVGDGPYRAELEAEVHRLGLGATVSMPGFLGGTDLPAVMAASDCFAVPSIYEPFGMVALEGAAAGAPLAVSRTGGLAEIVEPGVTGMTFAPHDPDGLAEAVHALLSDRDRARALARRARAMVHERYGWAAIASRTAAAYAAAITGDPAFTAARAQHRMAHGHTVPALPHGNLLTAAGLR, from the coding sequence GTGACCACTCTGCGGGTCGGCGCCCAGCCCGCCACCGCGACGGACCGGCTCCACCGGCCCACTCTCACCTCCCGGCCGACTCCGCCGCCGCAGGCGGGTGCCGCGCCCCGGACCCGGCGCATCCTGATGCTGTCGTGGGAGTACCCGCCGGTGCTCGTCGGCGGCCTCGGCCGCCACGTCCACGCGCTGTCCGTCGCGCTGGCCGCCGCCGGGCACGAGGTCACAGTCGTCACCCGCCACGCCGAAGGCGCGCCGTTGGAGGAGTACGCCGACGGGGTGCGGATCGTCCGCGCCGCCGAGGACCCGGTCACGTTCCCACTGGCCACCGGCTCGCTGCTGGCCTGGACCATGGCGTTCAACCACACGCTGACCCGGGCCGCGCTGCGCGCCGCCTCCTCCGGCGCCTACGACGTCATCCACGCCCACGACTGGCTCGTCGCGCACACCGCGATGACGCTGCGCGAGCACCTCGACGTGCCGCTGGTGACCACCATCCACGCCACCGAGGCCGGCCGGCACCAGGGCTGGCTACCCGAGGAGATGAACCGCACCATCCACGGCGTCGAGCACTGGCTGGCCGGCGAGTCCGGCCGGGTGATCGTCTGCTCCGGCTACATGCGCGACGAGGTGGGCGCGCTGTTCGGCGTCGACGCCGCCCGGGTCGACGTGGTGCCCAACGGCGTCGAGCCGCACCGCTGGCGGGTGCCCGCGTCGGCGGTCGCCGCCGCCCGCGCCCGGTTCGCCGCCGACGGCCCGCTGGTCACGTTCGCCGGCCGCCTGGTGTACGAGAAGGGCGTGCAGCACCTGCTGGCCGGGCTGCCCCGGCTGCGCGACCGGCACCCCGGGCTGCGCGCGGTGATCGTCGGCGACGGGCCGTACCGGGCCGAACTGGAGGCCGAGGTGCACCGCCTCGGGCTGGGCGCCACGGTCAGCATGCCCGGCTTCCTCGGCGGCACCGACCTGCCCGCCGTGATGGCCGCCTCGGACTGCTTCGCGGTGCCGAGCATCTACGAGCCGTTCGGCATGGTGGCGCTGGAAGGCGCCGCCGCGGGCGCGCCGCTGGCCGTCTCCCGCACCGGCGGGCTGGCCGAGATCGTCGAGCCGGGCGTCACCGGGATGACGTTCGCCCCGCACGACCCGGACGGGCTCGCCGAGGCGGTGCACGCGCTGCTGTCCGACCGGGACCGGGCCCGCGCGCTCGCCCGGCGGGCCCGCGCCATGGTGCACGAGCGGTACGGCTGGGCCGCCATCGCGTCCCGCACCGCCGCCGCGTACGCCGCCGCCATCACCGGCGACCCCGCGTTCACGGCTGCCCGGGCCCAGCACCGCATGGCCCACGGCCACACCGTGCCGGCCCTCCCTCACGGCAACCTCCTCACCGCCGCCGGCCTGCGGTAA
- a CDS encoding TOMM precursor leader peptide-binding protein, with protein MTEVTTMPAAPAPSDVVPRHGLRILGAGALRRAVEQALRTAPVTDVDVFVVDEPAGDVEVAGGVEAAARAAADAGRAFLPVYTTPRGVRIGPFVTPGRPGCHRCVQVRERRARTTGTPHRSALWQGIYDGGVRPARPVLGPPVRATVAALVADELRRVARGDDGRCAEAVLEVATASLAVRRHRFVPEPGCPVCGPLPDDSPAAGTFALTSRPKRAPDDYRARSLPDEHLALLAALHDEETGLLSSITVHHNHPMVLAGAIGGPLCCGELAGYGRTFTYPASVAVAVAEALERLGGNVPRARRTVTRASFRELGPQRAIEPTEFGLPPAPPDDYTVAYDPDRPVEWVYAYSFRRDGPVLVPETFAYYGSHGTGFGSECSNGCALGANLEEAILHGIFEVAERDAFLSTWYARLPVPRVDPMTSADPMTRVLVNWLERTTGSRLDVFDITMPEGVPAVWLMLVDDEVRPGRPRAFCGAGAHLDPERALWSALVELASVAEATREMVAEDTTAAGLVADPDLIRTMEDHLLAAASPDSWPRFAFLYERDEILSMADAFPPAARYRPATDLLDDLRHVVGRYLDEGLDVVVVDQTAREQEAVDLTSVKVLIPGLLPMAFGHRNRRVDLPRLRDLPVRLGYRADPLTPEEINPHPHPFP; from the coding sequence ATGACCGAGGTCACCACCATGCCGGCCGCACCGGCTCCGTCCGACGTGGTGCCGCGCCACGGCCTGCGGATCCTCGGCGCCGGCGCCCTGCGCCGGGCGGTGGAACAGGCCCTGCGCACCGCCCCGGTCACCGACGTCGACGTCTTCGTCGTCGACGAGCCGGCCGGGGACGTCGAGGTTGCCGGCGGCGTCGAGGCTGCCGCCCGGGCGGCGGCGGACGCCGGCCGGGCCTTCCTGCCGGTGTACACCACGCCGCGCGGCGTACGGATCGGCCCCTTCGTCACGCCCGGACGGCCGGGCTGTCACCGCTGCGTCCAGGTGCGTGAACGCCGGGCGCGGACCACCGGGACACCGCACCGGTCCGCGCTGTGGCAGGGAATCTACGACGGCGGCGTGCGGCCCGCCCGACCCGTCCTCGGCCCACCGGTGCGCGCCACGGTCGCCGCGCTCGTGGCCGACGAGCTGCGCCGGGTCGCCCGGGGCGACGACGGCCGGTGCGCGGAAGCGGTGCTGGAGGTCGCCACGGCGTCGCTGGCGGTCAGACGGCACCGGTTCGTTCCCGAGCCCGGCTGCCCGGTGTGCGGCCCGTTGCCTGACGACAGCCCCGCCGCCGGCACCTTCGCGCTGACGTCACGGCCGAAACGGGCGCCCGACGACTACCGTGCCCGCAGCCTTCCCGACGAGCACCTCGCCCTGCTGGCGGCGCTGCACGACGAGGAGACGGGGCTGCTGTCGTCGATCACCGTCCACCACAACCACCCGATGGTCCTCGCCGGGGCCATCGGCGGCCCGTTGTGCTGCGGCGAACTGGCCGGCTACGGCCGGACCTTCACCTACCCGGCGAGCGTCGCCGTCGCCGTCGCCGAGGCGTTGGAACGGCTCGGCGGCAACGTTCCACGCGCCCGCCGTACCGTCACCCGCGCCTCGTTCCGCGAGCTCGGACCGCAGCGGGCCATCGAGCCGACGGAGTTCGGGCTGCCGCCCGCGCCGCCGGACGACTACACGGTGGCGTACGACCCGGACCGGCCTGTCGAATGGGTGTACGCCTACTCGTTCCGGCGCGACGGCCCGGTGCTGGTGCCGGAGACCTTCGCCTACTACGGCTCGCACGGCACGGGCTTCGGCTCGGAGTGCTCGAACGGCTGCGCGCTGGGCGCCAACCTCGAGGAAGCGATCCTGCACGGCATCTTCGAGGTCGCCGAACGGGACGCCTTCCTGTCCACCTGGTACGCCCGGCTACCCGTGCCGCGCGTCGACCCGATGACCTCCGCCGATCCGATGACCCGCGTGCTCGTCAACTGGCTGGAGCGGACCACCGGCAGCCGCCTGGACGTCTTCGACATCACGATGCCGGAGGGCGTCCCGGCGGTCTGGCTGATGCTCGTCGACGACGAGGTGCGGCCGGGACGTCCACGGGCGTTCTGTGGAGCGGGGGCGCACCTGGACCCGGAGCGCGCCCTCTGGTCCGCGCTGGTGGAGCTCGCCAGCGTCGCCGAGGCCACCCGGGAGATGGTCGCCGAGGACACCACGGCCGCCGGCCTGGTCGCCGATCCCGACCTGATCCGGACGATGGAGGACCACCTGCTGGCGGCGGCCAGCCCGGACAGCTGGCCACGGTTCGCGTTCCTGTACGAGCGCGACGAGATCCTGTCCATGGCGGACGCGTTCCCACCGGCGGCACGCTACCGCCCGGCCACCGACCTGCTCGACGATCTCCGGCACGTGGTCGGACGCTACCTCGACGAGGGCTTGGACGTGGTGGTCGTCGACCAGACCGCCCGCGAGCAGGAGGCCGTCGACCTGACCAGCGTCAAGGTGCTGATCCCGGGCCTGCTGCCGATGGCGTTCGGCCACCGCAACCGGCGCGTCGACCTGCCCCGGCTACGCGACCTGCCCGTCCGGCTCGGATACCGGGCCGACCCGCTCACCCCGGAGGAGATCAACCCGCATCCACACCCGTTCCCGTGA
- a CDS encoding TauD/TfdA family dioxygenase: MAEQDVPALAGAPAPDTVLAAVAEHGAVLLRGGWRHDAYVALGDALMTASPYQGGFHDERDVIDGDPTTTTVTRGTQGMPLHREASYAPGAPDLLMFRCERPAADGGATTLCDGLALLDALPAAVRAACEELALRWESVLPTPVWQRMCGTTDPATAERMLRQWEPYLRPWESIHIDVDEEAMTVGFGTRCTPPTLFGGVPAFCNSLFISRPQPGEYHDRRLRVRSATGAPVPDELVATAADIAARLTVAVPWQSGDVLVVDNSRYLHGRQAFTDPGRTVAVRMGHLRKEVAA; this comes from the coding sequence ATGGCTGAACAGGACGTTCCGGCGCTTGCCGGCGCCCCGGCGCCGGACACGGTGCTCGCGGCGGTCGCCGAGCACGGCGCGGTGCTGCTGCGCGGCGGGTGGCGGCACGACGCCTACGTCGCGCTCGGCGACGCGCTGATGACCGCGTCGCCGTACCAGGGCGGGTTCCACGACGAGCGGGACGTGATCGACGGCGACCCGACGACGACCACCGTCACCCGGGGCACGCAGGGCATGCCGCTGCACCGGGAGGCGTCGTACGCGCCGGGCGCCCCGGACCTGCTGATGTTCCGATGCGAGCGGCCCGCCGCCGACGGCGGGGCCACGACGTTGTGCGACGGTCTCGCGCTGCTGGACGCCCTGCCCGCCGCGGTCCGGGCCGCCTGCGAAGAGCTGGCGCTGCGCTGGGAGAGCGTGCTGCCGACGCCGGTGTGGCAGCGGATGTGCGGTACGACCGACCCGGCGACGGCGGAGCGGATGCTGCGGCAGTGGGAGCCGTACCTGCGGCCCTGGGAGTCGATCCACATCGACGTCGACGAGGAGGCGATGACAGTCGGCTTCGGCACCCGGTGCACACCACCGACCCTCTTCGGCGGGGTGCCGGCGTTCTGCAACTCGCTGTTCATCAGCCGTCCACAGCCCGGCGAATACCACGACCGGCGGCTGAGGGTGCGGTCCGCCACCGGTGCCCCGGTGCCCGACGAGCTCGTGGCCACGGCCGCGGACATCGCCGCGCGGCTGACGGTGGCGGTGCCGTGGCAGTCCGGTGACGTGCTGGTCGTGGACAACTCCCGGTACCTGCACGGCCGGCAGGCGTTCACCGATCCCGGGCGCACTGTCGCGGTGCGGATGGGACATCTGCGGAAGGAGGTGGCCGCGTGA